The following are encoded together in the Janthinobacterium sp. Marseille genome:
- the secD gene encoding protein translocase subunit SecD yields the protein MNRYPLWKYIIIAVALLLGVLYTLPNFFGESPAVQISSAKATVKVDSSLMSQVEQALKKDGIQYDGIVYETIGTQGTVRVRFPNTDIQFKAKGILEKDLNTDPEDPTYLVAFNLLPNTPGWLQSLNAAPMYLGLDLRGGVHFLMQVDTKAVMNKRVLGLQASARSILRDKNIRHAGISRSGDSVEILFRDADTRNKARTVLTNELRELVLTDAGSGEDLKLVGALNPTALKQTVEDAVQQNITTLSKRVNELGVTEPLIQRQGADRIVVQMPGVQDVSRAKDIIGKTATLEVRLVDETVTRGTEETAAIPFGSELFKVGKNAPVVLYKDPIITGEYISSASASFDQNHQPSVSIDLNGDGGRRMREATRTRVGKAMAIVLFEKNKGEVLTVATIRDELGARFQITGMGSAEAASDLALLLRAGSLAAPMEIIEERTIGPQLGAENITKGFDATLYGFIAIGIFMIIYYRAFGFFSVFALAVNLMLLIALLSLLQATLTLPGIAAIALTLGMAIDANVLINERIREELRAGHSPQTAISMGFERAWATILDSNVTTMIAGLALLIFGSGAVRGFAVVHCLGILTSIFSAVFVSRGVVNLWYGRKKKLTSVSIGQVWKPAD from the coding sequence ATGAATCGCTATCCCCTCTGGAAGTACATTATTATCGCTGTCGCACTCCTGTTAGGCGTGTTGTACACCCTGCCGAACTTCTTCGGCGAGTCGCCAGCGGTACAAATCAGCAGTGCCAAAGCCACCGTCAAGGTGGACAGTTCCCTGATGAGTCAGGTTGAGCAGGCGCTGAAAAAAGACGGTATCCAATACGACGGGATAGTCTATGAAACGATAGGTACGCAAGGTACCGTCCGTGTTCGTTTCCCTAATACCGATATCCAGTTCAAGGCCAAAGGCATACTGGAAAAAGACCTGAACACCGATCCGGAAGATCCGACCTATCTGGTGGCCTTCAATCTGTTGCCGAATACGCCAGGCTGGTTGCAAAGCCTGAATGCGGCGCCTATGTACCTCGGCCTCGATTTGCGCGGTGGTGTGCACTTCCTGATGCAAGTCGATACCAAAGCGGTGATGAACAAGCGCGTGCTCGGTTTGCAAGCCAGCGCCCGCAGCATCTTGCGCGACAAGAATATCCGCCATGCCGGTATTTCGCGTAGTGGCGACAGTGTAGAAATCCTGTTCCGTGACGCAGATACCCGCAATAAGGCGCGTACCGTACTGACTAATGAATTGCGTGAACTGGTATTGACCGACGCCGGTAGCGGTGAAGACCTGAAGCTGGTGGGCGCATTGAACCCGACAGCATTGAAACAGACGGTAGAAGATGCAGTCCAGCAAAACATCACCACCTTGTCCAAGCGTGTGAATGAACTGGGTGTGACCGAGCCATTGATCCAGCGCCAGGGTGCGGATCGTATCGTGGTGCAAATGCCGGGCGTGCAAGACGTATCGCGTGCGAAAGACATCATCGGTAAAACAGCAACGCTGGAAGTCCGCCTGGTAGATGAAACAGTCACCCGCGGTACCGAAGAAACTGCAGCGATTCCATTTGGCTCAGAACTGTTCAAAGTCGGCAAGAATGCTCCTGTCGTCTTGTACAAGGATCCGATCATCACCGGTGAGTACATTTCCAGCGCTTCGGCCAGCTTCGACCAAAATCACCAGCCTTCGGTCAGCATCGACCTGAACGGCGATGGCGGTCGTCGCATGCGTGAAGCGACCCGTACCCGGGTCGGTAAGGCAATGGCGATTGTGCTGTTTGAAAAGAACAAGGGTGAAGTCCTGACCGTCGCGACTATCCGTGACGAACTGGGTGCACGCTTCCAGATCACCGGCATGGGTTCGGCCGAAGCGGCAAGTGACCTGGCCTTGCTGTTGCGTGCAGGTTCGCTGGCGGCACCGATGGAAATCATCGAAGAACGTACGATCGGACCGCAACTTGGTGCTGAAAACATTACCAAGGGCTTCGATGCAACGCTGTACGGTTTCATCGCCATCGGCATCTTCATGATCATTTACTACCGTGCATTCGGTTTCTTCAGCGTGTTTGCGCTGGCGGTCAACCTGATGTTGCTGATTGCCTTGTTGTCCTTGTTACAGGCAACGCTGACACTGCCGGGTATTGCCGCGATTGCGCTGACACTGGGTATGGCGATTGACGCCAACGTGCTGATTAACGAGCGGATACGCGAAGAGTTGCGTGCCGGGCATTCACCGCAAACAGCGATTTCGATGGGCTTCGAACGTGCATGGGCAACCATTCTGGATTCGAACGTTACCACCATGATTGCCGGCCTGGCGCTGCTGATTTTTGGTTCCGGTGCGGTGCGTGGTTTCGCGGTGGTGCATTGCCTGGGTATCTTGACCTCGATTTTCTCCGCCGTGTTCGTATCACGTGGCGTCGTCAATCTCTGGTACGGCCGCAAGAAGAAACTGACATCGGTATCCATCGGCCAGGTCTGGAAACCCGCTGACTGA
- the secF gene encoding protein translocase subunit SecF, whose amino-acid sequence MEFFRIKKDIPFMRHALIFNVISALTFVAAVFFLLHRGLHLSIEFTGGTVMEVTYSQPADIEGVRGKLTDLGYVDMQVQSFGTAQDVLIRLPVQKNADSAQISERVIGALKAQDSTVELKRVEFVGPQVGDELTHDGLMALGMLVIGIVIYLAFRFEWKYAVSAILANLHDVVIILGFFAFFQWEFSLTVLAAVLAVLGYSVNESVVVFDRVRETFRDRRFGKMPTEEVLNHAITQTISRTVITHGSTQLMVLSMLFFGGPTLHYFALALTIGICFGIYSSVFVAAALAMWLGVKREDLLKPVKEKDEHDGAVV is encoded by the coding sequence ATGGAGTTTTTCCGCATCAAAAAAGATATCCCGTTCATGCGGCATGCGTTGATTTTCAACGTTATTTCTGCTCTGACGTTTGTCGCTGCCGTATTCTTCCTGTTGCACCGGGGTTTGCATCTGTCGATTGAATTTACCGGTGGTACGGTAATGGAAGTCACTTATTCGCAACCGGCCGACATTGAAGGTGTGCGCGGCAAGTTGACCGACCTTGGCTATGTCGATATGCAAGTGCAAAGCTTCGGCACTGCACAAGACGTATTGATCCGCTTGCCGGTACAGAAAAATGCCGATTCGGCGCAAATCAGCGAACGTGTGATTGGTGCCCTGAAGGCACAAGACAGCACGGTGGAACTGAAGCGTGTTGAGTTCGTTGGACCGCAAGTCGGGGATGAACTGACACATGACGGCCTGATGGCTTTGGGTATGCTGGTGATCGGTATCGTGATCTACCTCGCGTTCCGCTTTGAATGGAAGTACGCGGTATCAGCCATCCTCGCTAACTTGCATGACGTGGTGATTATTCTCGGCTTCTTCGCCTTCTTCCAGTGGGAGTTCTCGCTGACGGTATTGGCGGCGGTGCTGGCGGTACTCGGCTACTCGGTCAATGAATCGGTGGTGGTGTTTGACCGTGTGCGTGAAACTTTCCGTGATCGTCGTTTCGGTAAAATGCCAACGGAAGAAGTGTTGAACCATGCGATTACCCAGACTATTTCGCGTACGGTGATCACCCACGGTTCGACCCAATTGATGGTGCTGTCCATGCTGTTCTTCGGTGGTCCTACACTGCATTACTTTGCACTGGCACTGACCATCGGTATCTGCTTCGGTATTTATTCTTCGGTATTCGTCGCGGCAGCATTGGCGATGTGGCTGGGTGTGAAGCGCGAAGATTTGCTGAAACCGGTCAAGGAAAAAGACGAGCACGATGGCGCGGTTGTATAA
- a CDS encoding MarR family transcriptional regulator, with product MTPSQFDIIATLGNTCGMSFKELGERTLITKGTLTGVIDRLEEKGLVTRVTQIEDRRSTLVKLTAAGDAEFKRVFSQQVAFGKQSFVNYDAQDFDALDKELTKLHANLTGQEPKQKY from the coding sequence TTGACGCCATCCCAATTCGATATCATCGCCACGCTGGGCAATACCTGCGGCATGAGCTTCAAGGAACTGGGAGAAAGAACCCTGATCACCAAGGGGACACTGACAGGCGTGATAGACCGGCTGGAAGAAAAAGGCCTGGTGACACGCGTCACCCAGATCGAAGACAGACGCAGCACCCTGGTCAAACTGACCGCTGCCGGTGACGCTGAATTCAAACGCGTATTCAGCCAGCAAGTCGCCTTCGGCAAGCAATCATTCGTCAATTACGACGCACAGGATTTCGATGCGCTGGACAAGGAATTGACCAAGCTGCACGCCAACCTGACCGGGCAAGAGCCGAAACAAAAGTACTGA
- a CDS encoding YceI family protein: protein MKSKLALICLLAAGASSAFAQTYTIDPSHTYPSFEADHMGISVWRGKFEKTSGTVVLDRAAKTGSLEIVIDTNSIDFGHAKMNEHAKSKDIFNVEKFPTATYKSKSIKFDGDKPVSVDGELTLLGVTKPVTLNINKFKCIQHPMLKREVCGADASAEFKRSDFGLNYALNYGFSPDVKLAIQVEAVKAD, encoded by the coding sequence ATGAAATCCAAACTTGCATTGATCTGTTTGCTGGCCGCTGGCGCGAGCTCCGCTTTTGCACAAACCTATACGATTGATCCTAGCCACACCTACCCTAGCTTCGAAGCTGACCATATGGGCATTTCGGTATGGCGCGGCAAGTTCGAAAAAACCAGCGGTACCGTCGTACTGGACCGTGCAGCGAAAACCGGTTCGCTGGAAATCGTGATCGATACCAATTCGATCGACTTCGGCCATGCGAAGATGAATGAACATGCGAAAAGCAAGGATATCTTCAACGTCGAGAAATTCCCTACCGCCACCTACAAAAGCAAATCGATCAAGTTCGATGGCGACAAGCCGGTTTCGGTTGATGGCGAGCTGACCCTGCTGGGCGTGACCAAACCAGTCACCCTGAACATCAACAAATTCAAATGTATCCAGCACCCTATGCTGAAACGTGAAGTGTGCGGCGCCGATGCATCTGCCGAATTCAAACGCAGCGATTTCGGCCTGAACTACGCTTTGAACTACGGCTTCTCGCCTGACGTCAAACTGGCGATCCAGGTTGAAGCAGTTAAAGCTGACTAA
- a CDS encoding YceI family protein has translation MFVRSISGKTTRWLAIAGICLALPALAATALKTDTTKSKVTIVFKQLNVPVEATFKKFNAQITYDAAKPETSKANVDIDVNGFDLGDPEYNREVLKKEWFNAAQFPKATFVSSQIKPGAAGKLDVTGKLTIKGKTTDVSFPLTVKKEGSNQVFEGVLPIKRLTYNIGEGEWKDTSMVADEVTIKFRVVTAQ, from the coding sequence ATGTTCGTTCGCTCCATCTCAGGCAAAACCACACGCTGGCTCGCCATCGCCGGCATCTGCCTGGCGCTGCCGGCACTCGCCGCCACCGCACTCAAGACAGACACCACCAAAAGCAAAGTCACTATCGTTTTCAAACAATTGAACGTGCCGGTTGAGGCGACCTTCAAGAAATTCAACGCGCAAATCACTTATGACGCGGCCAAACCAGAGACCTCCAAAGCCAACGTCGATATCGACGTCAACGGCTTCGATCTCGGCGATCCGGAATACAACCGTGAAGTATTGAAAAAAGAATGGTTTAACGCCGCCCAGTTCCCGAAAGCGACCTTTGTTTCCAGCCAGATCAAACCTGGTGCAGCAGGCAAACTTGATGTCACCGGCAAGCTCACTATCAAGGGTAAAACCACTGATGTCAGCTTCCCGCTCACCGTCAAAAAAGAAGGCAGCAACCAAGTCTTTGAAGGTGTATTACCGATCAAACGCCTGACCTACAACATCGGTGAAGGTGAATGGAAAGACACCAGCATGGTGGCTGATGAAGTCACGATTAAATTCCGTGTCGTCACGGCGCAATAG
- a CDS encoding cytochrome b: MRRYTLTAIALHWLMAILIIAAFLLGLTMVDIPGLTPTKLKYFSWHKWLGVTVFGLACLRLLWALSHPAPAHPPSMADWQKKAARVSHGLMYVLIFAVPLSGYFYSLAAGVPVVYLGIVPLPVFIGPDQELKALLKQVHYACNVTLLIVFFLHILAVIKHQLIDRDRTLQRMLP, translated from the coding sequence ATGCGCCGCTACACCCTGACAGCAATCGCGCTGCACTGGCTCATGGCCATCCTGATCATCGCCGCCTTCCTGCTCGGCCTGACCATGGTCGACATCCCCGGACTCACGCCCACCAAACTCAAATACTTTTCCTGGCATAAATGGCTGGGCGTCACCGTGTTCGGCCTTGCCTGCCTCCGCCTGCTATGGGCTTTGAGCCATCCGGCACCGGCGCACCCGCCCAGCATGGCTGACTGGCAAAAGAAGGCCGCTCGCGTCTCGCACGGCCTGATGTATGTGCTGATTTTCGCGGTACCGCTATCCGGCTATTTTTACAGCCTGGCAGCCGGGGTCCCGGTGGTCTACCTGGGCATCGTGCCGCTGCCGGTCTTTATCGGCCCTGACCAGGAATTGAAGGCCTTGCTCAAGCAAGTGCATTACGCCTGCAATGTCACCCTGCTGATCGTTTTCTTCCTGCATATACTGGCAGTCATCAAGCATCAACTCATCGACCGCGACCGCACGCTGCAACGCATGCTGCCGTGA
- the purB gene encoding adenylosuccinate lyase, which produces MPLSTLSALSPLDGRYASKTDKLRPILSESGFMHHRVKVEIAWLQALSAAGFAEIKPFSASANALLDKLTTDFTEADAQRIKDIEAVTNHDVKAVEYWLKEQVKDVPELVAATEFIHFACTSEDINNTSHGMMLKAARDTVLVPALQGLISKLTQLAHDNAAVPMMSRTHGQPASPTTLGKEMANVVARLKRAVDRIGAVEILGKMNGAVGNFNAHLSAYPNTDWQAFSKEVIEKRLGLTFNPYTIQIEPHDYMAELFDAIARTNTILLDLNRDIWGYISLGYFKQSTKAGEIGSSTMPHKVNPIDFENSEGNLGMANAVLKHMAEKLPVSRWQRDLTDSTVLRNIGVGFGYALLAYDSCLRGLNKLEVNPVRIAQDLDETWEVLAEPVQTVMRRYGIENPYEQLKDLTRGKGISKEALQEFIATLAIPQEAKDHLLAMTPANYIGYATKLAKEI; this is translated from the coding sequence ATGCCTCTTTCCACGCTCTCAGCCCTGTCTCCACTGGATGGCCGTTACGCCAGCAAAACCGATAAATTGCGCCCGATTCTGTCCGAATCCGGCTTCATGCACCATCGCGTCAAAGTGGAAATTGCATGGTTGCAAGCATTGTCGGCCGCCGGTTTTGCCGAAATCAAACCGTTTTCGGCCAGCGCGAATGCCTTGCTGGACAAGCTGACCACCGACTTCACCGAAGCCGATGCGCAACGCATCAAGGATATCGAAGCCGTCACCAACCATGACGTCAAGGCGGTCGAGTACTGGCTGAAGGAACAGGTCAAGGACGTACCGGAATTGGTTGCAGCAACTGAATTCATCCACTTTGCCTGCACTTCCGAAGACATCAACAATACCTCGCACGGCATGATGCTCAAGGCCGCGCGCGATACGGTGCTGGTACCGGCACTGCAAGGCCTGATCAGCAAGCTGACACAACTGGCGCACGATAACGCGGCAGTGCCAATGATGTCGCGTACCCACGGCCAGCCGGCCAGTCCGACTACACTCGGCAAGGAAATGGCAAACGTGGTGGCACGCCTGAAGCGTGCCGTTGACCGCATTGGTGCAGTTGAAATCCTCGGCAAAATGAATGGCGCCGTCGGCAACTTCAATGCGCACTTGTCGGCTTACCCGAATACAGACTGGCAAGCTTTCTCGAAAGAAGTAATCGAAAAGCGCCTGGGCCTGACTTTCAATCCATATACGATCCAGATCGAACCGCATGACTATATGGCGGAATTGTTTGATGCAATCGCACGCACCAATACCATCCTGCTGGATCTGAACCGCGATATCTGGGGTTATATCTCGCTCGGTTACTTCAAGCAATCGACCAAGGCCGGCGAAATCGGTTCTTCCACCATGCCGCACAAGGTCAACCCGATCGACTTCGAAAACTCCGAAGGCAATCTGGGCATGGCCAATGCCGTACTGAAACACATGGCAGAGAAACTGCCGGTGTCGCGCTGGCAGCGTGACCTGACCGACTCCACCGTCTTGCGCAATATCGGTGTCGGCTTCGGTTATGCCCTGCTTGCTTACGACAGCTGCCTGCGCGGCCTGAACAAGCTGGAAGTCAACCCGGTACGCATTGCACAAGACCTGGATGAAACCTGGGAAGTATTGGCTGAACCGGTACAAACCGTCATGCGCCGTTATGGCATCGAAAATCCATACGAGCAATTGAAGGATCTGACCCGGGGCAAAGGCATTTCGAAAGAAGCGCTGCAGGAATTCATCGCCACCCTGGCGATTCCGCAAGAAGCCAAGGATCACCTGCTGGCGATGACGCCAGCAAACTACATCGGCTACGCCACCAAACTCGCCAAAGAGATCTAA
- a CDS encoding glutathione S-transferase N-terminal domain-containing protein, which yields MKLIGSLASPYVRKVRVVMLEKKIDYDFVLENVWGAETTIQESNPLGKVPCLVMEDGGAMFDSRVIVEYLDTLTPVGKLIPPNGRERAEVKCWEALADGVADAAMLLRLEHTLRPAEQRSQAWIDRQSRKVHDGLKAMSVGLKDTAFCAGNQYTLADVAVGCVLEWLSFRFPEITWRTDYPNLEKLLEKLSERPSFKETVPTK from the coding sequence ATGAAACTGATTGGTTCTCTCGCCAGCCCTTACGTACGTAAAGTACGTGTTGTCATGTTGGAAAAAAAGATCGATTACGATTTCGTTCTTGAAAACGTGTGGGGTGCCGAAACCACGATTCAAGAATCCAATCCGCTCGGCAAAGTGCCGTGCCTGGTGATGGAAGATGGCGGCGCGATGTTTGATTCACGCGTGATCGTCGAATACCTAGATACCTTGACCCCGGTTGGCAAGCTGATTCCACCAAATGGTCGTGAACGCGCCGAAGTCAAATGTTGGGAAGCGCTGGCCGATGGCGTGGCTGACGCCGCAATGCTGTTACGCCTCGAACACACCTTGCGCCCGGCAGAGCAGCGTAGCCAAGCCTGGATAGATCGTCAAAGCAGGAAGGTGCACGATGGCTTGAAAGCGATGTCGGTAGGCCTGAAGGACACCGCTTTTTGTGCCGGCAACCAGTACACGCTGGCTGACGTGGCGGTAGGTTGTGTATTGGAATGGCTGTCTTTCCGTTTCCCGGAAATCACATGGCGCACTGACTATCCAAATCTGGAAAAGCTGCTGGAAAAACTGTCGGAACGTCCTTCTTTCAAGGAAACGGTGCCGACCAAGTAA